A part of Sebastes fasciatus isolate fSebFas1 chromosome 10, fSebFas1.pri, whole genome shotgun sequence genomic DNA contains:
- the LOC141775296 gene encoding P2Y purinoceptor 4 — METAISSHGTHNQSTVFITIFNSSCRFDEEFKYILLPVSYSLVFVVGFVLNATALWLFLKMRPWNTSTVFMFHLALSDFLYVLSLPTLIYYYANRSHWPFGVAACKIVRFLFYANLYCSILFLTVISVHRYLGICHPIKAMTMVKPRHAHLVCGMVWGVVSVCLVPNLIFVTTSRRDNDTLCHDTTSQDAFEEYVDYSSVVMVLLFCVPFLVIVVCYCLMARALCRPRRGVSASQHGAASRQKSIKLIIVVLVVFALSFVPFHITRTLYYTARVLELNCEVLNIVNFTYKITRPLASINSCIDPILYFLAGDHIRSKMMSVLTGKRQTTSSQRPEQAQTQPNDNHGIALVYKNPTLKTSEDFER, encoded by the coding sequence ATGGAAACAGCCATCAGCAGCCATGGCACGCACAACCAGTCGACGGTGTTCATCACAATCTTCAATTCTAGCTGTCGCTTTGATGAGGAGTTCAAATACATCCTGCTACCTGTGTCCTACAGTCTGGTGTTCGTGGTCGGGTTTGTGCTCAACGCCACGGCGTTGTGGTTGTTCCTGAAGATGCGTCCGTGGAACACCAGCACGGTGTTCATGTTCCACCTCGccctgtctgacttcctgtacGTCCTCTCCCTGCCCACCCTCATCTACTACTACGCCAACCGCAGCCACTGGCCCTTTGGAGTGGCCGCCTGCAAAATAGTGCGCTTCCTCTTCTATGCCAACCTCTACTGCAGCATTCTCTTCCTCACCGTCATCAGTGTGCACCGTTACCTGGGCATCTGCCACCCGATCAAGGCGATGACCATGGTGAAACCCCGCCATGCCCACCTGGTGTGCGGCATGGTGTGGGGCGTGGTGAGCGTGTGCCTGGTGCCCAACCTCATCTTCGTCACAACCTCCAGGAGGGACAATGACACCCTGTGCCACGACACCACCAGCCAGGATGCCTTCGAGGAGTACGTGGACTACAGCTCCGTCGTCATGGTGCTCCTGTTTTGCGTCCCATTCCTGGTCATTGTGGTGTGTTATTGCCTGATGGCGCGGGCCCTGTGCCGACCCAGACGGGGAGTATCTGCCAGCCAGCATGGCGCCGCCTCACGCCAGAAGTCCATCAAGCTCATCAtcgtggtgttggtggtgttcgcCCTGAGCTTCGTCCCATTTCACATCACACGGACGCTCTACTACACCGCTCGTGTTTTAGAGCTTAACTGTGAAGTCCTCAACATTGTCAACTTTACTTACAAGATCACCAGGCCGCTGGCGAGCATCAACAGCTGTATTGACCCAATTTTGTATTTCCTGGCCGGGGATCACATCCGGTCCAAAATGATGTCTGTTCTGACGGGAAAGAGACAGACGACAAGCAGCCAAAGACCTGAACAGGCACAAACACAGCCGAACGATAACCACGGCATCGCTCTGGTCTATAAGAACCCAACACTTAAAACCAGTGAAGATTTTGAGAGATAG